The region atattttcttttaataaatgcATGTAACCATTATCGTAGATCAAACATGTGTTTAAATACTTTAACCATTAATggatttcaaacaaaattaatggaATTAAAGTTCATATATtcaaatagtattttttttattatactaaaaatgaaatatgtcAATGTTTATTGTATCGAACCGACTATTATCCTTTTATAAACAAGAAATACTACACTAGTGTACCTGGATGAATCATCTTGAACTTTTACATCCATTTCTTTGCTCGGTGGGTATCTTGGAAGGTTTGATGGGTTACAAGCGTATGGCTTAGTGTTAAAATACTATAAAGAGTatacaacaaaaagaaaattagaaattcAAGTTAGTTGTACACAATTGATCCTTATTAAACAAACTTCCTAATAAGTTAACGTTTTTGGCAAAACAATTATGAAGTCATATGCATAAAACACTAACTATTTATTACAATGTAAGATCATAAAGAAGAACTTTTCCAAAAACGAAGAATACActatacaaaaatacaaattaatgaaATGTTTACCTCAGACATTAAGGCAGATGAGGAAGTTCCTCGATTGCTTGCGTCAATGGATAATAAAGTCTCAAGTAGGTTTATAGCAGTTTCAGGAAAATCTGCACATCTTTCTCGAAGAGAGCTTTCATAATTTGTTTGAGGCTTAAACATGGTTGCATGAGGAAGTTTGGTCTTTTTCCAGAACTCCTCAGGTGGAGAACCACACAACTTAAAAATTTTGTGCAATTGTTCAACCTATACACTCAACAAATACACACATGTCAAACTACAAAATAAGTTTAGTGTTTGCTAGCACATTCAAGCTATGGAAATttgttttcaacaaaaaatttaaagtgcAAATTGaccatatataattataaagagttcaatatgtttttttgtccctatactatttttaaaaattgtgtttcGTCCTAAAACTAAAACTATAAGATAATTCTGTCCCTACAATTGTGAAAGTCATGTAAAACATTATCTTCTACAAATGGCATGCAGAGGTTATATCATAGTCCACTATGAAACTCAGTTTGTCACATTAGAAATACTCTACATATTGTTTGTTATGGAGGATTTACATGAATTTTTTAAAGTGTAGGAAAGTATTTGTGGATGAAACACAATTTATGACAATAGTTTaggaacaaaaaacatatttaacctaaatataaattatacttaACATACATCAATTGTTAGAATTACCTCAGTTCTTCCCTTAAGGATAGGCTTCCCAAGAAAAAGTTCTGCAAATACACAACCAACACTCCATAGATCTACTGACACTCCATAGTTAGTTGATCCCATCAATAGTTCAGGAGGACGATACCACAAAGTCACGACACGACTTGTCAAAGGATGTTTGTTACTTGTACTAATTGTATTTGCTAATCCAAAATCTCCTATCTTGAGAACACCTTCATTGTTTAATAAGATATTTGATACTTTGATGTCTCTGTGCATAATACCACGCATATGACAATGCTCGAGTCCACTTAGAAGTTGCCTCATGTAACATTTTATCTATCGAAAGAAACAATACACATGAATGTAAAAATAATCCAAACTTGCAATGAATCTTGTCTAATATACACAACAGATAAgatttatggttaaatatgtttttcgttttcaaactatttttcaaaattgtgttttatcTCTAATATAATCTGTATGTTTATTTCATCCTTGCACTTTATGAAAGTCATGTAAAATATCCTTCCAACAAACAACATACGGATGTGGTAATAATAACCTTCACACGTAGTTTGTTGGAAATAATGTTTTACATCATTTTTCTAAAGTGTATGAacgaaataaatatataatttatatcaagaacgaaacaaaatttttaaaaatcgtTCAAAGATGTAAACAAACCTGTGATTCAGTGAATACTATCTCAGGACGTGACACTAGACCAGCTAGATCATGTTCCATGTATTCAAATACGAGGTATATGCTATTTGATAGACGAGAAGTGATTATGCCCTCCAATTTCATGATGTTTGGGTGATCAAGTCTTCGAAGGATGGTTATTTCTCTTGCCATAAACCTAATACTCTCAGGTTGAAAATTGTCAAACCGCACCTTTTTCAAAGCAAACAACTTTCCGGTTTCAACTTCACGAGCTCGAAACACACTACTATATGTACCTTGACCAAtctattcaaaattaaaaaatattttaatagatgaTGACAACAAGATATACTCAcaagataattattttctaaagttaaaagtaaaataatagagTATCatgatttatattattttcaaaataacatatcattatgagaagaagaaaaaaacgagaaagaaaagaaaagtgtgggaaaattttaaatgtaacaATACAATAAGCAACAACTATTACATGAACCAAACAAAACTGAAGTATAACACTTTAGTTGATTTTCAATTACTTTTctgataaaaatgaaaactttatgTCAATGGCATGGTTTATATTAtgtcaaaataaaatgttataataaataataaatgataaatatcaatactaacCTATAATCCatagttgaaattttaaatgaCTGTTATACTGATACTAAATTTTCACgtagataaaatatatactaaATATCAATACtagtattttagtttattttcgATAGGGTAAATAATCAATTTTGCCTTCAAATGTGTATCTTGCTGATACTTCCATCCTTGAAAGAAGGAAAATTCATAATTTGTCTACAAAATAGGAAAGTTTCTAACAATTTTGTCATGTTACTAAGTTGACAATCCAAAAGATTATTAAGGTTTAAACACTTTGTCATTAATGAGTAAATTTAAAGTCATTAAAACAAccttcacatttttattttatttggtgagaGACAAGAAGAGAAACATAAACAATATACCtattataatcaaaataataatatagggATCAAATTAAGATTCAGATAATGATTTGACGTGTGTCACCTTATTGATTTAACATATGATACAATATTGATGTGACATGTgatatgaataattttaaaaaaaattaaaaaaagttaaaaaaataggaGATGACACATAATACATACTAAAAATAGGAGATGACACATAATAGGAGATGACACTAATGGAATTAGATATAATTGTTACGATACGTACgtaattgaaactaaaaaatatcttaagacctaatttgaaatatttaaacaaaaacatgaacaaataaagtttttaaccttgttattattattattttttaccttttctaatttttgaaaagaatctGCTTTGAGAGGGATCCATCCTTGAATGGCTTCTGCTGCAACAGCAGTGAGCCAAGGAGGCCAACCAACAGCGTTTTGTTCAGCCTCCACATTTCTGTGAACCAACCCTTGCCTTAAGCTAAGAGATCCATTACTCTTCTTTGAactatttttcttaaacttgttggtgttgttgtTCCTCTCATTATCTACATTTCCTTTAGAATCCAAAATGGTCAATCCAGAACGGCCCTTGCTAGAAGCGCGAATCGTCTCTGAAGTTTTCACCGTCGATGGGGATGGAGAATAAGCTTTGGCAACCACATTTTTGGAGCTAATGCAACCCATTTGATTAACAAGAAAATgatcacaaaaacaaaacaacaagaAAATGGACGATGTCGATTGTAGGGGAGAATTTCCCCTACATCAACACCTCCAATGTGGTTGCTACACCCAGAACAAAGGAGCTCAGAATACAGGGAGACGAGAAAAACCCGAAAACAGGGGCATTTCGAATTCTCACAAAAACAACAACTTttgttctttgttctttgttttttgttttctcctgtgttgttgttgttggttttttttctcttcttccctGATTTTGAGTCTCTTTGTCTTTGTTCTATGCAATTCGATGCAACCCTTTGGGTTTTCCCAAGAGGGTGTGCGAGACGCACATGGAAAAATGGTGGCTTTGTTGTGGAATAGAACAAGGAAATGAACAACCCCCTCCTTCCCcaaattttctctctcttccccTGTTTTTCTCTCTGTCCTCCATTCATTTCGGAAGGAATAAGGGGTTGGAGAAAAATCAAGGAGAGAATTAGAAATTCATGGCTTTCAATTCAGTCATCCAAATGGgttgttgaaaattttagaaaaacaaacacGTGATGaggttttgatgattttttttttctttat is a window of Vigna unguiculata cultivar IT97K-499-35 chromosome 4, ASM411807v1, whole genome shotgun sequence DNA encoding:
- the LOC114181735 gene encoding protein IMPAIRED IN BABA-INDUCED STERILITY 1-like, whose amino-acid sequence is MGCISSKNVVAKAYSPSPSTVKTSETIRASSKGRSGLTILDSKGNVDNERNNNTNKFKKNSSKKSNGSLSLRQGLVHRNVEAEQNAVGWPPWLTAVAAEAIQGWIPLKADSFQKLEKIGQGTYSSVFRAREVETGKLFALKKVRFDNFQPESIRFMAREITILRRLDHPNIMKLEGIITSRLSNSIYLVFEYMEHDLAGLVSRPEIVFTESQIKCYMRQLLSGLEHCHMRGIMHRDIKVSNILLNNEGVLKIGDFGLANTISTSNKHPLTSRVVTLWYRPPELLMGSTNYGVSVDLWSVGCVFAELFLGKPILKGRTEVEQLHKIFKLCGSPPEEFWKKTKLPHATMFKPQTNYESSLRERCADFPETAINLLETLLSIDASNRGTSSSALMSEYFNTKPYACNPSNLPRYPPSKEMDVKVQDDSSRKKIEGKVREVATSRRQPRRVNKVLHDQNNFGKSSSKESMQNISQNGHKDDGKTHVTKGKGGGMYKEHTKPAMDTMSETSQVMNVVNGNGYSVPVQVSGSTNDYTWVKRRKQDASSTLSDGSRSKISALDPNFAKGTYDLTNQRVSMDFDPAELVNAQGRREHDAQRAIRKSRFGRDK